In Thiovibrio frasassiensis, one DNA window encodes the following:
- a CDS encoding response regulator: MDLLNDFAQKDMIEQIICLDEIKESRLVEAIPALLNMYANPLGDQAVDEMVYHTLFDLLAGREQEIIAGLAHESEAVRLLCIRRAADGGSYLLKDALVKLLGSATDSEVISEVIRALVNYKEGGLTEILLPYLKHEDYSVVAWAMRGLTGTHDPKVCDALMTLVSESREVQSVDVGCDLRTALAVENLASFPVETTSGFLIGFIHHGNPSFRRVVISTLAGMGEDILPDLEKCLETGDKDEKIMAANVIGMTGKKRGADILVAHLESAGDANLKFAIYEALGRISSMRSVIGLTDGLAEGDDLVLIAVMTALDHQCNPGVVKVLNETIARGDAQSGRVLSALITSHARQLFAALYKDGGQRGTLLSAVRKSGDHEAIGAFRAELAKIGGEQAAKDIQFLSLADVGAKEKRILAADDSKAMLFFYKGVAADLGMELVTVEDGKKAFDYLQIDSEFDLIITDMNMPNMDGIELTREIRKKAEWAAIPVLMATTESEKTQAELARQAGVTDFITKPFSKDDFKAKVGQMFA; this comes from the coding sequence ATGGATCTCTTAAATGATTTTGCTCAAAAAGATATGATCGAACAGATCATCTGTCTGGATGAGATCAAGGAGTCCAGGTTGGTGGAAGCCATCCCGGCCCTGTTGAATATGTATGCCAACCCCCTTGGTGATCAGGCGGTTGATGAGATGGTGTATCATACCCTTTTTGATTTGCTTGCCGGGCGGGAGCAGGAGATTATCGCTGGCTTGGCCCATGAATCAGAGGCTGTCCGTCTTCTTTGTATTCGTCGGGCTGCCGACGGCGGCTCTTACCTTCTTAAGGATGCCCTGGTAAAGCTTCTTGGTTCCGCAACGGACAGCGAGGTGATCTCCGAGGTCATTCGGGCTTTGGTCAACTATAAGGAAGGCGGTTTAACGGAAATTTTGCTGCCTTATCTCAAACATGAGGATTATTCCGTTGTTGCCTGGGCCATGCGCGGTCTTACCGGTACGCATGACCCAAAAGTCTGTGATGCTTTGATGACTCTGGTTTCCGAGAGCAGGGAGGTTCAGAGCGTTGATGTCGGATGCGATTTACGTACCGCCTTGGCGGTGGAAAACCTCGCCAGTTTCCCCGTCGAGACCACCTCCGGGTTTCTCATCGGCTTTATCCATCATGGCAATCCTTCGTTTCGGCGGGTTGTCATCTCCACCCTTGCCGGAATGGGGGAAGACATCCTGCCCGATCTGGAAAAATGTCTTGAAACCGGGGATAAAGACGAAAAAATCATGGCGGCCAATGTTATCGGCATGACCGGGAAAAAACGGGGCGCCGACATCCTGGTTGCCCATCTGGAAAGTGCCGGGGACGCCAATCTGAAATTTGCCATTTATGAGGCGTTGGGCCGGATCAGCTCCATGCGCAGTGTGATCGGTTTGACCGATGGTCTTGCCGAAGGGGACGATCTTGTGCTCATTGCCGTGATGACCGCCCTTGATCATCAATGCAACCCCGGGGTCGTTAAGGTTTTGAACGAGACCATTGCCAGGGGTGACGCCCAAAGCGGGCGAGTGCTTTCCGCCCTTATTACCTCCCACGCCCGACAGCTCTTTGCCGCTCTCTATAAAGATGGTGGGCAGCGTGGCACATTGCTTTCCGCCGTGCGGAAATCCGGCGATCATGAGGCCATCGGCGCTTTTCGGGCGGAACTTGCCAAGATCGGCGGGGAGCAAGCTGCCAAGGACATTCAGTTCTTGAGCCTCGCTGATGTCGGAGCCAAAGAGAAACGCATTCTTGCCGCGGATGACTCCAAGGCCATGTTGTTTTTCTATAAGGGTGTTGCTGCTGATCTCGGCATGGAATTGGTCACGGTGGAAGATGGGAAAAAGGCCTTTGATTATCTCCAGATAGATAGCGAGTTTGACCTGATCATCACCGATATGAACATGCCCAATATGGATGGCATTGAACTGACCCGGGAGATCAGAAAAAAGGCGGAATGGGCCGCGATTCCGGTGCTGATGGCAACCACCGAATCGGAAAAAACCCAGGCGGAACTGGCCCGGCAGGCAGGGGTGACGGATTTTATCACCAAGCCTTTTTCCAAGGATGATTTTAAGGCGAAGGTCGGCCAGATGTTTGCCTGA
- a CDS encoding chemotaxis protein CheD, translating to MKNLLDTDLPVVNLHPGELFVAQEPTLITTLLGSCVSVCLFCPKQKTGAMCHGVMPVRSDLKIEDSFRFVDTSVRYMVEILTHGDVLCPNAGLVAKIFGGADVLDVRFGPMTDGRSIGSMNITAAREALARYHVPVSVEKVGGVHGCKLFFYTHTGDVLLRRIPRSFD from the coding sequence ATGAAGAACCTTCTGGATACGGATCTTCCTGTGGTGAACCTGCATCCCGGCGAGCTCTTTGTCGCCCAGGAGCCGACCCTGATCACCACCCTTCTTGGCTCCTGTGTCTCGGTGTGCCTGTTTTGTCCCAAACAGAAAACCGGCGCCATGTGCCATGGGGTGATGCCGGTCCGCTCTGATCTGAAGATCGAGGACAGCTTTCGCTTTGTGGACACTTCGGTGCGGTACATGGTTGAGATTCTCACCCACGGCGATGTTTTGTGTCCCAACGCCGGGTTGGTGGCTAAGATCTTTGGCGGCGCGGATGTTCTTGATGTCCGTTTCGGCCCGATGACCGATGGCAGGAGCATTGGTTCGATGAATATCACGGCGGCACGGGAGGCTTTGGCACGCTACCACGTTCCCGTCTCGGTGGAAAAGGTGGGCGGCGTGCATGGCTGCAAGCTGTTTTTCTATACCCATACCGGAGACGTTTTGCTGAGACGTATCCCACGATCATTTGATTAG
- the gltX gene encoding glutamate--tRNA ligase yields the protein MTEVRVRFPPSPTGYLHIGGARTAIYNWLFARKHGGKLVLRIEDTDTERSTQESIQGILDGLEWLGVTWDEGPYFQSEYAKEHVAAAQRLLADGNAYKCFCSKETLEAKREAAAAAKGDYRYDGTCRKLSAEEVKGKEAQGLPYVIRFKVPQEPGKVGFDDQVYGRVERAYEDIEDFVIVRSNGLPLYLLCNVVDDIRDRITHVIRGQDGLSNTPRQILLYRALGAELPIFAHMPLTLDLNKAKISKRSHGEIVSVQFYREQGFLPWALANFLVLLGWSTPDDREIFSREELIEAFDLSGITRSNSIFNYRKDDPKFFTDPKAININGHYLRTMPIEEIGALVKVEFQKEGLWDAAYDGEKRAWFLKTLDMTRERFHTLKDFASLGRAWFADDFVMDETALAKNVLKHPDLKEWLPKLADRFEALPELSHDETERVCREFAEELGVKVGVLVNGARAVITGQVKGPSMFEVFAQIGKQRVVSRLRDVAKYFV from the coding sequence ATGACCGAGGTCCGAGTACGCTTTCCACCCAGCCCGACCGGCTATCTCCATATCGGCGGAGCCAGGACCGCCATCTACAACTGGCTGTTTGCCCGCAAACACGGGGGAAAGCTGGTCTTGCGCATCGAAGATACGGACACGGAACGCTCCACCCAAGAGTCCATCCAAGGAATCCTCGACGGCCTGGAGTGGCTCGGGGTAACTTGGGATGAAGGCCCCTACTTTCAGTCGGAATATGCCAAGGAACATGTGGCTGCAGCGCAAAGACTCCTGGCCGACGGCAATGCCTACAAGTGTTTTTGCAGCAAGGAAACACTCGAGGCCAAACGGGAAGCCGCCGCCGCAGCCAAGGGTGACTACCGATACGACGGCACCTGCCGCAAACTCAGCGCCGAAGAGGTTAAGGGAAAAGAAGCACAGGGTCTCCCCTATGTTATTCGCTTCAAGGTGCCGCAGGAACCGGGCAAGGTCGGGTTTGACGATCAGGTCTATGGCCGGGTTGAACGAGCCTATGAGGATATCGAGGATTTCGTCATCGTCCGCTCCAATGGGTTGCCCCTCTATCTGCTCTGCAACGTGGTGGACGATATCCGTGACCGCATCACCCATGTTATCCGCGGCCAGGACGGCTTAAGCAACACCCCGCGCCAGATCCTGCTTTACCGGGCCTTGGGCGCAGAGTTGCCGATCTTCGCCCACATGCCGCTCACCCTTGACCTGAACAAGGCAAAGATCTCCAAGCGCAGCCACGGCGAGATTGTCTCGGTGCAGTTTTACCGGGAACAGGGGTTTCTTCCTTGGGCTTTGGCAAATTTTCTTGTCCTGCTCGGCTGGTCCACCCCTGACGACCGCGAGATCTTTTCGCGGGAAGAGCTCATCGAGGCCTTCGATCTTTCCGGCATCACCCGCTCCAACTCCATCTTCAACTACCGCAAGGACGATCCCAAGTTTTTCACCGATCCCAAGGCGATCAACATCAATGGTCATTACCTGCGTACCATGCCCATCGAGGAGATCGGCGCCCTGGTCAAGGTGGAGTTCCAAAAAGAAGGGCTGTGGGATGCGGCCTACGATGGCGAGAAAAGAGCCTGGTTCCTGAAAACCCTGGACATGACCAGGGAGCGATTCCACACCTTGAAGGATTTTGCCTCCCTGGGCCGGGCCTGGTTTGCCGATGATTTTGTCATGGATGAAACAGCCCTTGCTAAAAATGTCCTGAAGCACCCGGACCTCAAGGAATGGCTGCCCAAGCTGGCCGACCGCTTCGAAGCCCTGCCGGAACTCAGCCACGACGAGACGGAACGGGTCTGCCGGGAGTTTGCCGAGGAACTCGGCGTTAAGGTGGGGGTGCTGGTCAACGGCGCTCGGGCGGTGATCACCGGCCAGGTAAAGGGCCCGAGTATGTTCGAGGTCTTTGCCCAGATCGGCAAGCAACGGGTTGTGTCCCGACTGCGAGATGTGGCAAAATACTTCGTATAA
- the era gene encoding GTPase Era: MNSSPEQVKSGVVALIGPPNVGKSTLLNSLLGQKISIVSPKPQTTRNRILGIVNGPDYQIVMLDTPGIHRARSPLNLEMVKIALGSLADVDAIIFMVDVTMPLPHTGNTPTSCLDGIDKPVLLLLNKMDLIDKEKLLPIISTYKELYPFHTILPLSAKASDGIDLVIQELCPLLPTGPRLYPEDIPTDATERFIVAEIIREKIFLQTGQEIPYSTAVTIESFKENTAKQLITIHATIYVEKDSQKGIIIGKHGSKLKQLGQAARKDIEILLDQHVLLKLWVKVQKDWTSDPRFLRELGF; this comes from the coding sequence ATGAACAGCTCCCCAGAACAAGTCAAATCAGGCGTTGTCGCCCTCATCGGGCCGCCCAACGTGGGCAAATCCACCCTACTGAACAGCCTGCTCGGCCAGAAGATCTCCATTGTCTCGCCCAAGCCCCAGACCACCCGCAACCGGATCCTCGGCATCGTCAATGGCCCGGACTACCAGATCGTTATGCTGGACACCCCCGGCATCCACAGGGCGAGAAGCCCCTTAAACCTTGAGATGGTAAAGATTGCCCTCGGCAGCTTGGCCGATGTGGACGCCATTATTTTCATGGTTGACGTTACCATGCCCTTGCCGCATACGGGCAATACCCCGACCAGCTGCCTGGATGGCATCGACAAACCGGTACTGTTGCTGCTCAATAAGATGGACCTCATCGACAAGGAAAAGCTGCTGCCCATCATCTCCACCTACAAGGAGCTGTACCCTTTCCATACCATCCTGCCCCTCTCGGCCAAGGCGAGCGACGGCATCGACTTGGTGATCCAGGAGCTCTGCCCCCTGCTTCCCACCGGGCCGCGTCTCTATCCCGAGGACATCCCCACCGATGCCACCGAACGGTTCATTGTCGCGGAGATTATCCGGGAAAAGATCTTTTTACAAACCGGCCAGGAAATCCCCTATTCAACCGCGGTGACGATCGAGAGCTTCAAGGAAAACACGGCCAAACAATTGATCACGATCCATGCCACCATCTACGTGGAAAAGGATTCGCAAAAAGGGATCATCATCGGCAAGCACGGCAGCAAACTCAAGCAGCTCGGCCAGGCCGCCCGAAAAGACATCGAGATCCTCCTTGACCAGCACGTGCTGCTCAAACTTTGGGTGAAGGTGCAAAAAGATTGGACCAGCGACCCGCGATTCCTGAGGGAGCTTGGTTTTTAA
- a CDS encoding protein-glutamate methylesterase/protein-glutamine glutaminase, which yields MGRKIRVLIVDDSAVVRQTLTDTLESDPHIEVMGAARDPYVAADYIAKEVPDVIVLDVEMPRMDGITFLHKIMSQHPIPVVMCSTLTEKGAETTLKALEYGAIDIIQKPKLGTKQFIEESRIRICDAVKAASRVMVKRIAARPHPVEKKLTADVMMAPPPLKAMMQTTEQVVAVGASTGGTEALRIFLEALPGDCSGIVIVQHMPEGFTRAFAERLNGLCQIRVKEAQDGDTVLRGQALIAPGNRHMMLKRSGARYFVEIKDGPLVCRHRPSVDVLFRSTARYAGKNAIGVIMTGMGDDGARGMAEMHQAGAYTIAQDEASCVVFGMPKEAIALGGVEKILPLARIAPMIVGK from the coding sequence ATGGGAAGAAAAATTAGGGTTCTGATTGTTGACGATTCCGCGGTAGTGCGGCAGACATTGACCGATACACTTGAGTCGGATCCGCATATCGAGGTGATGGGGGCGGCCCGAGATCCATACGTTGCTGCGGATTATATCGCCAAAGAGGTGCCGGACGTCATCGTGCTGGATGTAGAGATGCCGCGGATGGACGGGATCACCTTTCTGCACAAGATTATGAGCCAGCATCCCATCCCGGTGGTCATGTGCTCCACTCTCACGGAAAAAGGGGCGGAAACCACGCTCAAGGCCTTGGAGTATGGGGCCATCGATATCATTCAGAAGCCAAAGCTTGGAACCAAGCAGTTCATCGAGGAATCGAGGATTCGGATCTGTGATGCGGTCAAGGCTGCATCCAGAGTTATGGTCAAGCGTATTGCCGCTAGGCCCCATCCCGTAGAAAAAAAACTCACCGCCGATGTCATGATGGCCCCGCCTCCGCTCAAGGCTATGATGCAGACCACGGAACAGGTGGTGGCGGTGGGCGCTTCGACCGGGGGCACCGAAGCCCTGCGGATATTTCTTGAAGCGCTGCCTGGCGATTGTTCCGGCATTGTCATTGTCCAACACATGCCCGAGGGCTTTACCCGCGCTTTTGCCGAGCGCTTAAACGGGCTCTGCCAGATCCGGGTCAAGGAAGCGCAGGATGGCGACACCGTGTTGCGCGGTCAGGCCCTTATTGCCCCAGGCAACCGGCATATGATGCTGAAGCGAAGCGGCGCCCGGTATTTCGTGGAGATCAAGGACGGCCCCTTGGTGTGCCGGCATCGGCCGTCGGTGGATGTGCTTTTCCGTTCCACCGCCCGCTATGCTGGGAAAAATGCCATCGGTGTCATTATGACCGGTATGGGCGATGATGGGGCGCGGGGGATGGCCGAGATGCATCAGGCCGGGGCCTACACCATCGCCCAGGACGAGGCGTCTTGTGTGGTTTTCGGCATGCCCAAGGAGGCCATCGCCCTTGGCGGGGTGGAGAAGATTCTTCCCCTTGCGAGAATTGCTCCCATGATTGTGGGCAAATAA
- a CDS encoding glutamine--tRNA ligase/YqeY domain fusion protein → MTSDEIQSKDFIRTIIADDLATGKHDQIVTRFPPEPNGYLHIGHAKSICLNFGIAKENTGARCHLRFDDTNPTKEEQEYVESIKDNVRWLGFDWGEHLYFASDYFGQLYEYAEHLITTGKAYICDLSAEETRSYRGTLTEPGKNSPYRDRPVAENLDLFRRMRAGEFPDGTRVLRAKIDMASGNMNMRDPVLYRILHASHHRTGNTWCIYPMYDYTHPISDALEGVTHSLCTLEFADHRPLYDWTLDNLPAPCHPRQIEFARLNLSYTVVSKRKLLQLVNDGHVSGWDDPRMPTLSGIRRRGYTPAALRSFCDKIGVAKKDSVVDMALLEHCVREDLNESAVRVMGVLAPLKVVITNYPEGDTQNLTAQNHPQKPELGERQVPFGREVYIEREDFMEEPAKKFFRLAPGREVRLRYAYFIKCEKVVKDEATGEILELHCTYDPETLGGSAPDGRKVKGTIHWVSVAHGVPAEVRLYDRLFTEESPDAGEADFKTFVNPESLVVLNNCLVEPSLAKAQPGSHYQFERQGYFCVDSKDSKDGRPVFNRTVTLRDTWEKEKAKG, encoded by the coding sequence ATGACAAGCGACGAAATTCAGTCAAAGGACTTCATTCGCACCATCATCGCCGACGACCTTGCCACCGGCAAGCACGACCAGATCGTCACCCGCTTCCCGCCGGAACCCAACGGCTATCTCCACATCGGCCATGCCAAATCCATCTGCCTCAACTTCGGCATCGCCAAGGAAAACACAGGGGCCCGCTGTCATCTCCGCTTCGATGACACCAATCCGACCAAGGAAGAGCAGGAGTATGTCGAGTCCATCAAGGACAATGTCCGCTGGCTGGGCTTTGACTGGGGAGAGCATCTCTACTTCGCCTCGGATTATTTCGGCCAACTCTACGAATACGCCGAGCATCTGATCACCACCGGCAAGGCCTATATCTGCGATCTTTCCGCCGAAGAAACCCGCAGCTACCGCGGCACCCTCACCGAACCAGGCAAGAACAGCCCATACCGGGATCGGCCGGTTGCCGAAAACCTCGATCTGTTCCGTCGCATGCGGGCCGGCGAATTCCCCGATGGCACCCGGGTGCTCCGGGCAAAAATCGATATGGCCTCGGGCAACATGAACATGCGCGATCCGGTGCTTTACCGCATCCTGCATGCCAGCCACCACCGGACCGGCAACACCTGGTGCATCTACCCGATGTACGATTACACCCATCCCATTTCCGATGCGCTGGAAGGGGTTACCCACTCGCTCTGCACCCTGGAGTTTGCCGACCACCGACCGCTCTACGACTGGACCCTCGACAACCTGCCTGCCCCTTGCCACCCGCGGCAGATCGAATTCGCCCGCTTAAACCTGAGCTACACCGTGGTCAGCAAACGCAAGCTCCTGCAGCTGGTCAACGACGGGCATGTTTCCGGCTGGGACGACCCCCGGATGCCGACCCTCTCGGGCATCCGCCGCCGCGGCTATACCCCGGCAGCCCTGCGCAGCTTCTGCGATAAGATCGGCGTTGCCAAAAAGGACAGCGTGGTGGATATGGCCCTGCTGGAGCACTGTGTCCGTGAGGATCTCAACGAAAGCGCCGTCCGGGTCATGGGGGTGCTGGCTCCGCTCAAGGTGGTGATCACCAACTATCCGGAAGGAGACACGCAAAATCTCACGGCCCAGAACCACCCGCAGAAGCCGGAGCTGGGGGAACGCCAGGTACCCTTCGGCAGGGAGGTGTATATCGAACGGGAAGATTTCATGGAGGAGCCGGCGAAGAAATTCTTCCGCCTGGCTCCCGGACGGGAGGTGCGGTTGCGCTATGCCTATTTCATCAAATGCGAAAAGGTGGTCAAGGACGAGGCCACCGGCGAGATCCTCGAACTGCATTGCACCTATGACCCCGAGACCCTGGGAGGCTCCGCCCCGGATGGCCGCAAGGTCAAGGGCACCATCCACTGGGTCTCTGTTGCCCATGGAGTGCCTGCGGAGGTGCGCCTCTACGACCGGCTCTTTACCGAAGAAAGCCCGGATGCCGGGGAGGCCGACTTCAAAACCTTTGTCAATCCGGAATCCCTGGTAGTCCTGAACAATTGTCTGGTCGAACCAAGCCTGGCCAAGGCCCAGCCCGGCAGCCATTACCAATTCGAACGGCAGGGCTATTTCTGCGTGGACAGCAAAGATTCCAAGGATGGCCGCCCCGTGTTCAACCGGACCGTCACCTTGCGTGACACCTGGGAAAAAGAGAAGGCGAAAGGATAA
- the fbp gene encoding class 1 fructose-bisphosphatase: MSKPYGITVSRHIMDSQRLHPEATGDLSGLLSELIVAAKTINAEVNMAGLADVLGMAGKTNIQGEHVQKLDDLANNTIKRRMARCGYVCVMTSEEEADIIPVAEGSAGKYTLAFDPLDGSSNIDVNVSIGTIFSIHRRISANDLTPQGDEADLLQKGREQVAAGYIIYGSSTMMVFTTGEGVHGFTLDPSVGEFYLSHPDIRIPERSRYFSVNEGNYNFWDNGVQRFVDYLKENDKETGRPYSARYIGSLVADFHRNLIAGGIFLYPRDNRNPAKPHGKLRLLYEAAPLAFLVEQAGGRAITDEGMNIMDIEPTSLHQRVPLVIGSRHEVDLYEEFVAGTR, encoded by the coding sequence ATGAGTAAGCCGTATGGAATTACCGTAAGCCGACATATTATGGACAGCCAGCGCCTGCATCCCGAGGCAACCGGTGATCTCTCCGGTCTGCTCAGTGAATTGATCGTGGCTGCCAAAACGATCAACGCCGAAGTCAATATGGCTGGCTTGGCGGATGTTTTGGGGATGGCCGGGAAGACGAACATCCAGGGCGAACATGTCCAGAAGCTTGATGATCTGGCCAATAATACCATCAAGCGCCGTATGGCCCGGTGCGGGTATGTCTGTGTGATGACCTCCGAGGAGGAGGCGGATATCATTCCGGTGGCCGAGGGGAGCGCGGGTAAATATACCCTGGCCTTTGATCCGCTGGACGGCTCATCCAATATCGATGTCAATGTGAGCATCGGCACCATCTTTTCCATCCATCGGCGCATATCCGCCAACGATCTCACCCCCCAGGGCGATGAAGCCGATCTCTTGCAAAAAGGGAGGGAGCAGGTAGCTGCCGGGTATATCATCTACGGTTCCAGTACCATGATGGTCTTTACCACCGGAGAGGGGGTGCACGGCTTTACTCTGGATCCCAGCGTGGGTGAATTCTACCTGTCGCATCCTGATATCCGGATCCCCGAGCGGAGCAGGTATTTCAGTGTCAACGAGGGGAATTACAACTTTTGGGATAATGGGGTGCAAAGGTTTGTCGATTATCTGAAGGAAAATGATAAGGAAACCGGGCGGCCTTACAGTGCCCGGTATATCGGTTCCCTGGTCGCGGATTTTCACCGCAATCTCATTGCCGGCGGAATTTTTCTCTATCCGCGCGATAACCGGAATCCGGCCAAGCCACATGGCAAGCTGCGGTTGCTCTACGAGGCAGCGCCCTTGGCGTTTTTGGTGGAACAGGCCGGAGGACGTGCCATTACCGATGAAGGGATGAATATCATGGATATTGAGCCAACATCTTTGCACCAGCGAGTGCCGCTGGTCATCGGCTCCCGCCATGAAGTGGATTTGTACGAAGAATTTGTCGCGGGGACACGCTGA
- a CDS encoding CheR family methyltransferase, which yields MTLFGNQGIAGDRAVHSPVLSDRDFNRFSAFIYETCGIKLPPIKKTMLSARLQKRLRQLHLDSFSAYLDYVLSPDGQAQELCHMIDVVSTNKTDFFREAKHFDVMNTITLPDYVQRMTHQSHKILRVWSAGCSSGEEPYTLAMVLEEFFSKYPGLDYSILATDICTEVLAKAEEAVYTDEVVAPVSLMLRNKYLMRGKGSHKGFHRVVPELRRKVKFKRLNFMDRDFGIEQKMDLIFCRNVIIYFDRKTQCALFEKFYRQLSPKGYLFTGHSETLEGIGDRMERVAAAVYRCCK from the coding sequence ATGACATTATTTGGAAATCAGGGGATAGCGGGGGACAGGGCCGTGCATTCGCCGGTCTTGTCCGATCGGGATTTTAATCGCTTCAGTGCCTTCATTTACGAAACCTGCGGCATCAAGCTGCCTCCCATCAAAAAGACCATGCTTTCCGCCCGGTTGCAGAAGCGGTTACGGCAGCTGCACCTGGATTCCTTCTCCGCCTATCTCGATTACGTACTAAGCCCCGATGGTCAGGCCCAGGAGCTGTGCCATATGATCGATGTGGTCAGCACCAATAAGACCGATTTTTTTCGGGAGGCAAAGCATTTTGATGTGATGAACACCATTACCCTCCCCGACTATGTGCAGCGGATGACCCATCAATCCCACAAAATCCTTCGGGTCTGGAGCGCTGGCTGTTCCAGCGGAGAGGAGCCCTACACCCTGGCCATGGTCCTGGAGGAATTTTTTTCCAAATATCCGGGCCTTGATTATTCCATTTTGGCAACGGATATCTGCACCGAGGTGCTTGCCAAGGCGGAAGAGGCGGTCTATACCGATGAAGTGGTGGCCCCGGTTTCCCTGATGCTGCGCAACAAGTATTTGATGCGGGGAAAAGGTTCGCACAAGGGATTTCATCGGGTTGTCCCGGAGCTCCGGCGCAAGGTAAAGTTCAAGCGGCTTAATTTTATGGACCGCGATTTCGGCATTGAGCAGAAGATGGATCTCATCTTTTGCCGCAACGTAATCATCTATTTTGACCGGAAAACCCAGTGTGCACTGTTTGAAAAATTTTATCGGCAGCTTTCTCCCAAAGGGTATCTCTTCACCGGGCATTCGGAAACCCTGGAAGGCATAGGCGACCGAATGGAACGGGTTGCGGCGGCGGTGTATCGGTGTTGTAAATGA
- a CDS encoding chemotaxis protein CheW — MSAKKETVQSQATQYLTFMLREEGFAIEISKVREVLDVTTMTRIPRMPEYLSGVINLRGNVVPVMDLGLKLGMGSIEYCKNTCIMIVELEVDANLVEMGVLTDSVQMVLDLNPEDIESVPKMGTNLNTEFIKGMGRQSEEKFLIILDIDKVLASEGEAALREIDSIASTHSVAANPEESVGAEA; from the coding sequence ATGAGTGCAAAAAAGGAAACGGTTCAGTCGCAGGCCACGCAATATCTCACCTTCATGCTTCGGGAGGAGGGGTTTGCCATAGAAATTTCCAAGGTCAGGGAGGTGCTTGATGTCACCACCATGACCAGGATTCCTCGGATGCCCGAGTATCTGAGTGGAGTTATCAACCTGCGCGGCAATGTGGTGCCGGTTATGGATCTCGGCTTGAAGCTGGGAATGGGCAGCATTGAGTATTGCAAGAACACCTGCATCATGATCGTGGAGCTGGAGGTGGATGCCAACCTGGTGGAGATGGGGGTGCTGACCGACTCCGTGCAGATGGTTCTTGATCTGAATCCGGAAGACATCGAGTCTGTTCCCAAAATGGGAACCAACCTGAACACTGAGTTTATCAAGGGCATGGGACGGCAGAGCGAGGAGAAATTTTTGATCATTCTCGATATCGACAAAGTTTTGGCCAGTGAGGGCGAAGCAGCCCTGCGGGAAATAGACAGCATCGCTTCGACCCACTCCGTTGCCGCCAACCCCGAAGAATCTGTCGGCGCGGAAGCATAG